The region AACTCGATGATGGATCGCCTGCTGGGCATCCTCAAACGAGGCGGCCCGGAAAAGCTGATCGCGTCGGCCGTTCCTGCGATTCCGCCTGAGCTGCGAGAAACAGTCTTCGCCAACGCATGCGATATCGTTCTCGCCGACGGCGTGGTCGAAGCAGATGAAAAGGAATTCATCGACGACTTGATGATCAAGCTCGAAATGGACAAGACGAGAGCTAAAACGATCGTTCAAGTCATGGTCTTCAAAAACCAAGGCTAACTACCTCAGCGAACCCGAAACAACACTGCCCACAATCGTGTGGGCAGTTTCTTTTCTTGCCGGTGTTACGTTCGCCTAGGATGTCTCTTCGGTCGACGGCTACTTCACGACGGGGATCCCTTCCAGCGGAAACAGCGGCCGAATCTCGACGGTGCCTCGTTTGGCGGCGGGGAAACGTTCGGCGATGGCAATCGCTTCGTCGAGATTCGGGACATCGACAATCACGTATCCGCCGAGCTGTTCTTTCGTTTCCGCAAACGGTCCGTCGCGAACTTCGGTACGGCCCGACTTCGCGGTTAAGCTGGTCGCCGTGCGGATCTCTTGCAGCGGCGAAGCCCCCACGAACTGCCCTTTGGCCAGCAGCTCTTCGCATAGACCCACCGAGTATTTCATTTCGCCCGGCAGTTCCTCTTTGGTGAAAACGCCTTCGGTGTGGTACATCAGCAAAATATATTTCATCGTGCCAAATCCTTTTTCAATAGACATGCCCGCCGCGCAGTACGTCCGCGGTCTCGGCTGCATAGTAGCCGAACGGAAGATCGCACATTCGACAGTCGCTGGCAATTTTTCCGTCAGATTCACCGGTCGTACGGCTGAAATGCTCTACGACACGACGCTTTTGACCGATTGCCCCCCTCGCGTGTGAGGCGGGTTAGATATCTCGCGTTGTTTCTGATTAGAATGAAGTCTCGCGCTTCCATCCCCTAATGATCCCCCCTCACCCCGATTGGAAGAATTGGATTCATGAAATCTTTGCTGCATGCGTTCGCCGGCTGCCTGCTGGCCCTCGTGCTGACTTCAGCTGCGTCAGCGGAAACAAAGAAACCGAACATCATCGTCATCATGGCGGACGATCTCGGCTACGGCGACGTCGGTTGCTACGGCGCGACAGGAGTTGAAACTCCCCACATCGATTCACTTGCCAGCGATGGGCTGAAGTTCACCAGCGGGTACTGCTCGACGTCGACTTGCACGCCGACACGTTTCGCATTTCTGACCGGCATGTACGCGTTTCGTCAGCAAGGAACCGGCATCGCCCCGCCCAACGCCACGTCGATCATCAAGCCTGACACAACCACGACGCCCGACGTGCTGCAGTCGGCAGGCTACAAAACGGCGGTTGTCGGTAAGTGGCACTTGGGTCTCGGCGAAGGCAAAGGCCCCGACTGGAATGGCGATCTCAAGCCAGGCCCGCTCGAAATCGGTTTCGATTACTGCTTCCTGCTGCCGACCACCAACGACCGCGTCCCGAGTGTTTATGTCGAGAACTACCGTGTGCGTGATCTCGACCCGAGCGATCCGCTGTGGGTGGGCAATAAGAACCCCAACAATCAGCCGACCGGTGTCACGGCTCGCGATACCCTGAAGCTCGACTGGAGCCATGGGCACAACCAAACCATCCACAACGGCATCGGCCGAATCGGTTTCTACACCGGTGGTCATGCGGCTCGCTGGCGCGATGAAGACCTGGCCGACGAATGGGTCAAGAAGTCGAACGAGTGGATCCGTGCTAACAAAGACGAACCGTTCTTCCTGTTCTTCGCTTCGCATGATCTGCACGTGCCCCGTATGCCGCACGAACGTTTCCAGGGCAAGTCCGAAATGGGCCTTCGCGGCGACGCGATCGTGCAGCTGGACTGGTGTGTCGGCGAACTGACGAAGACGCTCGACGAATTGAACCTGACCGACAACACGCTGATCGTGTTCTGTAGCGACAACGGTCCTGTGCTGGACGATGGTTACAAAGATGGCGCCGTCGAAAAGCTGGGCGATCACAAGCCGGCCGGTCCGTATCGCGGCGGCAAGTATACGCCGTTTGAAGGAGGCTGTCGCACACCGTTCATCGTCAAATGGCCTGGCGTTGTGAAGCCTGGCACCACGTC is a window of Bremerella sp. TYQ1 DNA encoding:
- a CDS encoding tellurite resistance TerB family protein, which gives rise to MSLFDDVLDDSSFAPEQFGPQEGFAGTLLAASACDGHIADEEVGALVTTLGRMKMYQHVPPHKFNSMMDRLLGILKRGGPEKLIASAVPAIPPELRETVFANACDIVLADGVVEADEKEFIDDLMIKLEMDKTRAKTIVQVMVFKNQG
- a CDS encoding YciI family protein, translated to MKYILLMYHTEGVFTKEELPGEMKYSVGLCEELLAKGQFVGASPLQEIRTATSLTAKSGRTEVRDGPFAETKEQLGGYVIVDVPNLDEAIAIAERFPAAKRGTVEIRPLFPLEGIPVVK
- a CDS encoding arylsulfatase — encoded protein: MKSLLHAFAGCLLALVLTSAASAETKKPNIIVIMADDLGYGDVGCYGATGVETPHIDSLASDGLKFTSGYCSTSTCTPTRFAFLTGMYAFRQQGTGIAPPNATSIIKPDTTTTPDVLQSAGYKTAVVGKWHLGLGEGKGPDWNGDLKPGPLEIGFDYCFLLPTTNDRVPSVYVENYRVRDLDPSDPLWVGNKNPNNQPTGVTARDTLKLDWSHGHNQTIHNGIGRIGFYTGGHAARWRDEDLADEWVKKSNEWIRANKDEPFFLFFASHDLHVPRMPHERFQGKSEMGLRGDAIVQLDWCVGELTKTLDELNLTDNTLIVFCSDNGPVLDDGYKDGAVEKLGDHKPAGPYRGGKYTPFEGGCRTPFIVKWPGVVKPGTTSDKMITTTDLGATFAALVGQEVPQGALPDSENLKPTLLGEASAKGRDYVVEESPRGIGLRVDQWKLVRQGRNKNQSYSLFNLANDPGEEKDVSKQNADKFAEMKKLLAQIEAGK